A part of Streptomyces sp. NBC_01235 genomic DNA contains:
- a CDS encoding right-handed parallel beta-helix repeat-containing protein yields MSRATAAALCALAVVLASIVLIPAQRAFAAGTTYFVSTSGSDSNAGTSTSAPWRSLSKVNATTFQPGDTIRLEAGDTWTGQLWPKGSGADGSPIAIDSYGTGAKPKIAGQGTVADAVRLNNQQYWEIRNLDVSNAVPTGTTDGSKLGDFRGIGVHGDNGQTLHHFVIDSVDVHDVTGEVKWVGGSTADNKPGITFQQGWDRSKDTGGIAFLTGVQDITAPGAPTVLDSITVENSTIKNTSFSGIVTKQYAGDAPGAVFTGWGKRATASDPKYTPYTNVTFRGNYITQANTPYGCNGIYLTGTRGGLVEGNVIDRVGVSGVETNMADSITVQHNEIMGTHLSSGGADQNALDPDIGTTNQLFQYNYLHDNGDGVLLCACNSSVQFGSLVLRYNVITGSTRWNLHLSQTGGTVANIYNNTFANTSSTNMVTGGVSGKATLTNNLFVSGQSAPTFVQKSTIIYNKNGYSDNLTTVPTSDANAVVGAPQFVNASVTGPYGDENGPRLGTATNFALQSGSVFVDAGATVSSNGGLDNAGSPVPIGNGPEIGALERGAPNIAFTDTFDGRATGTLADGTNGWRVISTNNDVSVVETPSATDKSVRLTRTIEGGGTDGTNLARLFSTPLQGVVTIDTQVMRNDTQAGWFGLPYVYNASGVQAVSVAFARGEIHAYQGTTDSVIGTYTNGKWYRVTLTVDTVNQRFDLDIDGRRVLNDAAFRTSMPGIAKVAWYSNGGERGAVHVDDVQISRGTGFGQ; encoded by the coding sequence GTGTCACGAGCGACAGCCGCCGCACTGTGCGCGCTGGCGGTCGTGCTCGCGTCGATCGTGCTCATCCCCGCGCAGCGGGCCTTCGCCGCGGGCACCACGTACTTCGTGAGCACGAGCGGCAGCGACAGCAACGCCGGAACCAGCACCAGCGCGCCCTGGCGCTCGCTGAGCAAGGTGAACGCGACGACGTTCCAGCCCGGCGACACCATTCGCCTCGAGGCCGGTGACACCTGGACCGGGCAACTCTGGCCGAAGGGGTCCGGCGCCGACGGCTCCCCGATCGCCATCGACAGCTACGGAACGGGCGCCAAGCCGAAGATCGCCGGCCAGGGCACCGTCGCCGATGCGGTGCGGCTGAACAACCAGCAGTACTGGGAGATCCGCAACCTCGACGTGTCGAACGCGGTGCCCACGGGGACGACCGACGGTTCGAAGCTCGGCGACTTCCGCGGCATCGGAGTGCACGGTGACAACGGCCAGACCCTGCACCACTTCGTGATCGACTCGGTGGACGTGCACGACGTCACCGGCGAGGTCAAGTGGGTCGGCGGCAGCACCGCCGACAACAAGCCGGGCATCACCTTCCAGCAGGGCTGGGACCGCTCGAAGGACACCGGCGGCATCGCCTTCCTCACCGGCGTCCAGGACATCACCGCGCCCGGCGCCCCGACGGTCCTCGACAGCATCACCGTGGAGAACTCCACCATCAAGAACACCTCGTTCAGCGGGATCGTCACGAAGCAGTACGCCGGTGACGCGCCAGGTGCCGTCTTCACCGGCTGGGGCAAGCGCGCCACGGCCAGCGACCCCAAGTACACCCCGTACACCAACGTCACGTTCCGCGGGAACTACATCACGCAGGCGAACACCCCCTACGGCTGCAACGGCATCTACCTCACCGGCACCCGGGGCGGACTCGTCGAAGGCAACGTGATCGACCGGGTCGGCGTCTCCGGCGTCGAGACCAACATGGCCGACAGCATCACCGTCCAGCACAACGAGATCATGGGCACCCACCTCTCGTCGGGCGGCGCCGACCAGAACGCCCTGGATCCCGACATCGGCACCACCAACCAGCTGTTCCAGTACAACTACCTCCACGACAACGGCGACGGCGTCCTGCTCTGCGCGTGCAACTCCAGCGTCCAGTTCGGCAGCCTGGTGCTCCGCTACAACGTCATCACCGGCAGCACTCGGTGGAACCTCCACTTGTCGCAGACGGGCGGCACGGTGGCGAACATCTACAACAACACCTTCGCCAACACCAGTTCGACGAACATGGTGACCGGCGGCGTCTCCGGCAAGGCGACGCTGACCAACAACCTGTTCGTCTCCGGGCAGTCCGCGCCCACGTTCGTGCAAAAGTCGACCATCATCTACAACAAGAACGGCTACTCGGACAACCTGACGACCGTGCCCACGTCCGACGCGAACGCCGTGGTCGGCGCTCCGCAGTTCGTGAATGCCTCCGTCACGGGGCCCTACGGCGACGAGAACGGCCCGAGGCTCGGCACGGCGACGAACTTCGCGCTCCAGTCGGGCTCGGTGTTCGTCGACGCCGGAGCCACGGTCAGCAGCAACGGAGGCCTCGATAACGCCGGGTCTCCTGTGCCGATCGGGAACGGTCCGGAGATCGGTGCCCTCGAACGCGGCGCGCCCAACATCGCGTTCACGGACACCTTCGACGGCCGGGCGACCGGCACGCTCGCCGACGGGACCAATGGATGGCGAGTCATCTCGACCAACAACGACGTCTCCGTGGTGGAGACGCCGTCCGCCACCGACAAGAGCGTCCGGCTGACCCGCACCATCGAAGGCGGCGGCACCGACGGGACCAACCTCGCCCGGCTCTTCAGCACCCCGCTGCAGGGCGTGGTGACCATCGACACGCAGGTGATGCGCAACGACACGCAGGCCGGCTGGTTCGGGCTGCCCTACGTGTACAACGCCAGCGGCGTCCAAGCCGTCAGCGTCGCGTTCGCCCGCGGCGAGATCCACGCGTATCAGGGAACCACGGACTCCGTGATCGGTACGTACACGAATGGCAAGTGGTACCGGGTCACGCTCACGGTGGACACCGTGAACCAGCGGTTCGACCTGGACATCGACGGCCGTCGCGTGCTGAACGACGCGGCGTTCCGCACCTCGATGCCGGGGATCGCGAAGGTCGCGTGGTACTCGAACGGGGGCGAGCGCGGGGCGGTGCACGTGGACGACGTCCAGATCTCGCGCGGTACCGGATTCGGCCAGTGA
- a CDS encoding SGNH/GDSL hydrolase family protein gives MNNGLVGKSVYAFGDSIVYGHVYLHSFVDVVAEREGMSLTKFARNGATIGADAHASGGQILTQVEQATDIAPDFVIFDGGTNDAQSIFRDRAYTLSTYVEELEKTLHVMGRKWPTARIVYVAAHKLGSRDWDTQVALREVTLEACRKWDVAVADVFGETAFDTRDDTQRAKYTFDDLVNGFPGTEGSGTHPNEAGIATFYVPVVSATLQQISSR, from the coding sequence GTGAACAATGGGTTGGTAGGCAAGAGCGTCTATGCCTTCGGCGACAGCATTGTGTACGGACATGTGTATCTGCACAGTTTCGTGGACGTAGTTGCAGAGCGCGAGGGCATGTCCCTCACCAAGTTCGCCCGGAACGGCGCGACCATAGGCGCCGACGCGCATGCTTCCGGAGGGCAGATACTCACGCAGGTCGAGCAAGCGACCGACATCGCGCCGGACTTCGTCATCTTCGACGGAGGCACCAATGACGCGCAGTCCATTTTCCGGGACCGCGCGTACACGCTCAGCACCTACGTGGAAGAGTTGGAGAAGACGCTGCACGTCATGGGGCGGAAGTGGCCGACCGCCCGCATCGTGTACGTCGCCGCCCACAAGCTCGGTTCGCGGGACTGGGACACTCAGGTGGCGCTGCGCGAGGTGACCTTGGAAGCCTGCCGCAAGTGGGACGTCGCCGTTGCCGACGTCTTCGGAGAGACCGCGTTCGACACGCGCGATGACACCCAGCGTGCGAAGTACACATTCGACGACCTGGTCAACGGTTTCCCTGGCACAGAGGGATCGGGAACACATCCCAATGAGGCGGGTATCGCCACGTTCTACGTACCGGTGGTGAGCGCCACGCTGCAGCAGATTTCATCACGTTGA
- a CDS encoding cupin domain-containing protein yields the protein MNATNTGLPGGVAISHLSVYDWPAADGVCGGTPHMHLACSEAYVVTGGRGAVQTLTASGYEVTPLQAGTVAWFTPGTIHRLVNEGDLRITVLMQNSGLPEAGDAVLTLPPEYLTDPETYARATAIPADAPEEGQERVARARRDLALEGYRALREADGPQALAAFHRAAAALVRPRIAEWRERWRQGAEASAAATGAQLDWLERGESPHLAGAAVRSEQPAARGKFGMCGRLDVYAN from the coding sequence ATGAACGCAACCAACACCGGACTGCCCGGGGGCGTCGCCATCTCGCATCTGTCGGTGTACGACTGGCCTGCTGCCGACGGAGTGTGCGGCGGTACCCCTCATATGCACCTGGCGTGTTCAGAGGCTTACGTCGTCACCGGCGGACGCGGGGCCGTGCAGACGCTGACCGCTTCCGGGTACGAGGTCACTCCGCTCCAGGCCGGCACGGTCGCCTGGTTCACGCCGGGCACCATCCACCGGCTGGTCAACGAGGGTGATCTGCGGATCACCGTTCTGATGCAGAACAGCGGGCTGCCGGAGGCGGGGGACGCGGTCCTCACGCTGCCCCCGGAGTACCTGACCGACCCGGAGACGTACGCCCGTGCCACCGCCATCCCGGCCGACGCACCCGAAGAGGGGCAGGAGCGCGTCGCCCGGGCCCGGCGGGACCTCGCTCTGGAGGGCTACCGGGCACTTCGGGAGGCCGACGGGCCACAGGCCTTGGCCGCGTTCCACCGTGCCGCCGCCGCGCTCGTACGGCCCCGCATCGCCGAGTGGCGCGAGCGGTGGCGACAAGGCGCCGAGGCCTCCGCCGCGGCCACCGGGGCGCAGCTCGACTGGCTGGAGCGAGGAGAGTCCCCCCACCTCGCAGGTGCCGCTGTGAGGTCTGAACAGCCCGCCGCCCGGGGGAAGTTCGGGATGTGCGGCCGGCTTGACGTCTACGCGAACTGA
- a CDS encoding LacI family DNA-binding transcriptional regulator → MARLAGVSPQTVSRYLRFNGGLKPATLERVEKAIRELDYRPNLVARSMRTRKTGRLAILMPAMAFNPSRMLAGASATAQAAGFFVDVVSAGGGVRARSDRLLELADSGQYEGILSLAPVLPAVESKLHQRTAVVISADFDDEMRGIGQLADATPLVRMIEHLAALGHSRFLHVAGDAQFASARARKQSYLDTVERLGVESVGVFDGDWSGESGIEAIRSLPSHARPTAVIAANDLVAAGVVRGARERGWDVPGDLSVTGWDNAGVGQFMTPSLTTVDVELEQLGSTAMAKLIAGLRDSAPETAEGSLFRIIWRESTAEPPAAGRLSRRR, encoded by the coding sequence GTGGCGCGGCTCGCCGGTGTGTCACCCCAGACGGTGTCGCGGTATCTGCGGTTCAACGGCGGGCTGAAGCCCGCGACCCTGGAGCGCGTGGAGAAGGCCATACGGGAACTGGACTACCGTCCCAACCTGGTGGCGCGGTCGATGCGCACGCGAAAGACCGGACGGCTGGCGATCCTCATGCCCGCCATGGCCTTCAACCCGTCCCGCATGCTGGCGGGTGCCAGCGCGACGGCGCAGGCCGCAGGGTTTTTCGTGGATGTCGTGAGCGCCGGGGGCGGCGTACGCGCGAGGAGCGACCGCCTGCTGGAGCTCGCTGATTCGGGACAGTACGAGGGCATCCTCTCCCTCGCCCCCGTGCTTCCCGCTGTGGAGAGCAAACTGCACCAGAGGACGGCCGTGGTGATCTCGGCCGACTTCGACGACGAGATGCGCGGCATCGGGCAACTGGCCGACGCCACGCCCCTGGTGCGGATGATCGAGCACTTGGCGGCGCTCGGCCACTCCCGGTTCCTCCATGTGGCGGGCGACGCACAGTTCGCCTCCGCGAGGGCGCGCAAGCAGAGCTATCTGGACACCGTCGAACGCCTCGGGGTCGAGTCCGTCGGGGTCTTCGACGGAGACTGGTCGGGAGAGTCCGGCATCGAGGCGATACGGTCGCTCCCGAGCCATGCGCGGCCGACCGCCGTGATCGCGGCCAACGACCTCGTCGCCGCCGGCGTCGTCCGGGGCGCCCGGGAGCGCGGCTGGGACGTGCCCGGCGACCTCAGCGTGACCGGTTGGGACAACGCCGGGGTCGGACAGTTCATGACCCCGTCCCTGACCACCGTCGACGTGGAGCTCGAACAACTAGGCAGTACGGCCATGGCCAAGCTGATCGCGGGTCTGAGGGACAGCGCGCCCGAGACGGCTGAGGGCTCCCTGTTCCGCATCATCTGGCGGGAGTCGACGGCCGAGCCGCCCGCGGCAGGGCGTCTCAGCCGCAGGCGGTGA
- a CDS encoding carbohydrate ABC transporter permease: protein MNELRRLRGSQRGARQQNKAAFFFLLPWFVGLFGITLGPMLASLYLSFTKYNLLQPPQFNGVENWTRMVDDERLHKSLEVTFSYVLVSVPLQLAMALGLALVLDKGVRGLAFYRSVFYLPSLIGGSVAIAVLWRAMFGTNGLVNEALALVGVQGQGWISEPGTALSTLVVLNVWTFGSPMVIFLAGLRQIPTSLYEAASVDGAKRWRQFRSITIPLLTPIIFFNLVLQIIHAFQTFTQAFVVSGGTGGPADSTLFFSLYLYQRGFGHFDMGYASALAWVLLLIVAAFTAVNFWASKYWVFYDD, encoded by the coding sequence ATCAACGAACTACGCCGGCTGCGCGGGTCCCAACGGGGCGCGCGACAGCAGAACAAGGCGGCGTTCTTCTTCCTACTGCCATGGTTCGTCGGGCTCTTCGGGATCACTCTCGGCCCGATGCTGGCCTCGCTCTACCTCAGCTTCACCAAGTACAACCTGTTGCAGCCGCCGCAGTTCAACGGAGTCGAGAACTGGACTCGCATGGTCGACGACGAGCGTCTGCACAAGTCGCTCGAAGTGACGTTCAGCTACGTCCTCGTCTCCGTGCCGTTGCAGCTGGCGATGGCCCTCGGGCTCGCCCTGGTGCTGGACAAGGGAGTACGGGGTCTTGCCTTCTACCGCTCCGTCTTCTATCTGCCGTCACTGATCGGCGGCAGCGTGGCGATCGCCGTGCTGTGGCGCGCGATGTTCGGGACCAACGGCCTTGTCAACGAGGCCCTGGCCCTCGTCGGTGTCCAGGGGCAGGGCTGGATCTCGGAGCCGGGAACGGCGCTGTCGACCCTCGTCGTCCTGAACGTCTGGACCTTCGGCTCCCCCATGGTGATCTTCCTCGCCGGGCTGCGGCAGATTCCGACCTCCCTCTACGAGGCGGCCTCCGTCGACGGCGCGAAGCGCTGGCGCCAGTTCCGCAGTATCACCATTCCGCTGCTGACACCCATCATCTTCTTCAACCTGGTGCTGCAGATCATCCACGCCTTCCAGACCTTCACCCAGGCCTTCGTGGTCTCCGGCGGTACCGGAGGGCCCGCCGACTCCACCCTCTTCTTCTCGCTGTACCTGTACCAGCGCGGGTTCGGCCACTTCGACATGGGATACGCGTCCGCGCTCGCGTGGGTCCTGCTCCTCATCGTCGCGGCCTTCACCGCCGTCAACTTCTGGGCCTCAAAGTACTGGGTGTTCTACGATGACTGA
- a CDS encoding carbohydrate ABC transporter permease — MTDRTAAVPRSLPAPRPHAIRRVRRAVRAPLKHCLLALCALTMLYPVLWMVVSSLRPNSQIFRSAGLALMHPRFENYSNGWNAFSQPFSHYMINSAIVVTGAILGNLLACSLAAYAFARLEFKAKRVWFAIMLVTIMLPVHVIIVPQYVLYSELGWVNTFLPLIVPKFLATDAFFIFLMVQFIRGIPREIDEAARIDGAGHARIFFHVILPLMVPALATTAIFTFIWTWNDFYTQLIYLTDPDMYTTPLALRTFVDQQSATDWGSVFAMSVVSLVPVFLVFLAGQRFLLRGIATTGGK, encoded by the coding sequence ATGACTGACCGCACCGCAGCCGTACCCCGCTCGCTGCCCGCCCCCCGCCCACACGCGATACGCCGGGTCAGGCGCGCCGTGCGCGCCCCTCTCAAGCACTGCCTGTTGGCCCTCTGCGCCCTGACGATGCTGTACCCCGTCCTGTGGATGGTGGTCAGCTCGCTGCGTCCCAACAGTCAGATCTTCCGCAGTGCGGGACTCGCCCTGATGCACCCGCGCTTCGAGAACTACAGCAACGGCTGGAACGCCTTCTCCCAACCGTTCAGTCACTACATGATCAACTCGGCGATCGTCGTCACCGGTGCGATCCTCGGGAATCTCCTCGCCTGCTCCCTGGCCGCGTACGCGTTCGCCCGGCTCGAGTTCAAGGCGAAGCGCGTGTGGTTCGCCATCATGCTCGTCACGATCATGCTGCCGGTCCACGTGATCATCGTGCCCCAGTACGTCCTGTACTCGGAGCTCGGCTGGGTCAACACGTTCCTGCCCCTGATCGTGCCGAAGTTCCTGGCGACCGACGCCTTCTTCATCTTCCTCATGGTGCAGTTCATCCGTGGCATCCCGCGCGAGATCGACGAGGCGGCTCGGATCGACGGCGCCGGGCACGCGCGGATCTTCTTCCACGTCATCCTGCCGCTGATGGTCCCGGCCCTGGCGACCACCGCGATCTTCACCTTCATCTGGACCTGGAACGACTTCTACACCCAGCTCATTTACCTGACCGACCCGGACATGTACACCACACCTCTCGCGCTGCGCACCTTCGTGGACCAGCAGAGCGCGACGGACTGGGGCTCGGTGTTCGCCATGAGCGTCGTGTCGCTCGTCCCCGTCTTCCTCGTCTTCCTCGCAGGGCAGCGCTTCCTGCTGCGAGGCATCGCGACCACCGGCGGCAAGTAA
- a CDS encoding ABC transporter substrate-binding protein: MNPSPFRRVAIGAVASLSLVLTACSGSSTGSAPELGDKPVTIRATWWGADARAQLTDEVIKAFEKKYPNITVKGQYKDWNGYWDALATTTAAKDSPDVVQMDELYLASYADRGALYDLGKAKKLLSTSQFDDQALATGQIDGTQYALPVGLGVMSVLVNTDLFKKYGVQVPDDKTWTWDDYAKIGKELTEKSGGKIHGVAGAPGFYAGDVKYWARQHGENLFDKDGNVSLKPETLAGMWKYGLDLLSSGASTNTSTMVEDLTAGVTAGSFATGKAAMTGAYNTQITAIQQAAGAHVQLLQMPRVGDTKANFFKPSMYWAVSSQSAHPAEAAAFINFMLNDPKAADILKTERGIPANKEMLKHLQPGLAGTDKAAADYMNAVTPGESPVVTPNGGSGIEPELQRYSQEVYFKKTSPEAAAKAFIKELQGEIDAAK, from the coding sequence ATGAACCCCAGCCCCTTCAGACGCGTCGCGATCGGGGCGGTCGCCTCACTCTCGCTCGTACTGACCGCTTGCAGCGGCAGCAGCACCGGATCCGCTCCCGAGCTCGGCGACAAGCCGGTCACCATCCGCGCCACCTGGTGGGGAGCGGACGCCCGCGCCCAGCTCACCGACGAGGTCATCAAGGCGTTCGAGAAGAAGTACCCCAACATCACGGTCAAGGGCCAGTACAAGGACTGGAACGGCTACTGGGACGCGCTCGCCACGACGACTGCGGCCAAGGACTCCCCCGACGTCGTCCAGATGGACGAGCTGTATCTCGCCTCGTACGCCGACCGCGGAGCGCTGTACGACCTCGGCAAGGCCAAGAAGCTCCTCAGCACCTCGCAGTTCGACGACCAGGCACTGGCCACCGGACAGATCGACGGAACGCAGTACGCGCTTCCCGTCGGCCTCGGCGTCATGTCCGTCCTCGTGAACACCGACCTGTTCAAGAAGTACGGCGTGCAGGTTCCCGACGACAAGACGTGGACGTGGGACGACTACGCCAAGATCGGGAAGGAGCTCACGGAAAAGAGCGGTGGCAAGATCCACGGTGTGGCCGGCGCGCCCGGCTTCTACGCCGGCGATGTCAAGTACTGGGCTCGTCAGCACGGTGAAAACCTCTTCGACAAGGACGGCAACGTCTCACTGAAGCCCGAGACGCTCGCCGGCATGTGGAAGTACGGTCTGGACCTGCTCTCCTCCGGAGCCAGCACCAATACGTCGACGATGGTCGAAGACCTGACCGCGGGCGTCACCGCCGGCAGCTTCGCCACCGGCAAGGCGGCCATGACGGGGGCGTACAACACCCAGATCACCGCCATCCAGCAGGCCGCGGGCGCCCACGTGCAGCTGCTGCAGATGCCTCGCGTCGGCGACACCAAGGCGAACTTCTTCAAGCCTTCCATGTACTGGGCTGTCTCGAGCCAGAGCGCGCACCCGGCCGAGGCGGCCGCGTTCATCAACTTCATGCTCAACGACCCCAAGGCCGCCGACATCCTCAAGACGGAGCGCGGAATCCCCGCCAACAAGGAGATGCTGAAGCACCTCCAGCCGGGCCTGGCCGGGACCGACAAGGCTGCAGCCGACTACATGAACGCCGTGACCCCGGGTGAGTCGCCGGTCGTGACCCCCAACGGCGGAAGCGGCATCGAGCCGGAGCTGCAGCGCTACAGCCAGGAGGTCTACTTCAAGAAGACCTCACCCGAAGCCGCCGCGAAGGCCTTCATCAAGGAGCTCCAGGGCGAGATCGACGCGGCCAAGTGA
- a CDS encoding Gfo/Idh/MocA family protein — translation MPSPRPPYRVAIIGTGGIAHAHAEALTELSERARLVAVADLDPTRAAEFADRFSVSHVFNDPQALLESEGLDLVHICTPPQTHVPLASMVMQAGVTALVEKPTALSLREMDQLATVQEQTGSKVLTVFQHRYGAAAVRLRRLAHSGALGRPLVATCETLWYRPDAYFEVPWRGRWDVEGGGPTMGHGIHQFDLLLSVLGPWSQIAALAERQARPTDTEDVSVAAVRFDNGALATVVNSLLSPRETSRLRFDFEYATVELEHLYGYREEHWRFTPAPGHEGLSDLWTDGAEPDITSGHRLQIEAVFDAWETGQEPGVCLQDARRTLEFAAATYASAFRGVRVAAGELTDDDPFALSMDGGAVPWERVKEALV, via the coding sequence ATGCCCAGCCCCCGGCCGCCGTACCGCGTGGCCATCATCGGCACCGGCGGTATCGCCCACGCTCATGCCGAAGCCCTCACCGAACTCTCCGAACGCGCCCGGCTGGTCGCCGTCGCCGACCTCGACCCCACGCGTGCCGCCGAGTTCGCCGACCGGTTCTCCGTGTCGCACGTCTTCAACGACCCGCAGGCTCTGCTGGAGAGCGAAGGCCTCGATCTCGTACACATCTGCACGCCCCCGCAGACCCACGTACCGCTGGCATCCATGGTGATGCAGGCCGGCGTCACCGCCCTGGTGGAGAAGCCGACGGCGCTGAGCCTGCGCGAGATGGACCAACTGGCCACGGTGCAGGAGCAGACCGGCTCCAAGGTCCTGACCGTCTTCCAGCACCGCTACGGCGCGGCGGCGGTACGCCTGCGCCGGCTGGCCCACTCCGGCGCACTGGGCCGGCCACTGGTCGCCACCTGCGAGACCCTCTGGTACCGGCCCGACGCGTACTTCGAAGTGCCATGGCGAGGACGCTGGGACGTCGAGGGCGGCGGCCCCACGATGGGACACGGCATCCACCAGTTCGACCTCCTGCTGTCGGTCCTCGGACCCTGGTCCCAGATCGCTGCACTCGCCGAACGCCAGGCCCGGCCCACCGACACCGAGGACGTCTCGGTCGCCGCCGTCCGGTTCGACAACGGAGCCCTCGCCACGGTGGTCAACTCCCTGCTGTCCCCCCGGGAGACCTCGCGCCTGCGCTTCGACTTCGAATACGCCACGGTCGAACTCGAACACCTCTACGGCTACCGCGAGGAACACTGGCGGTTCACCCCAGCCCCCGGCCACGAGGGTCTCTCGGACCTCTGGACCGACGGTGCCGAGCCGGACATCACGAGCGGCCACAGGCTCCAGATCGAGGCCGTGTTCGACGCCTGGGAAACCGGACAGGAACCCGGCGTCTGTCTGCAAGACGCACGCCGCACGCTGGAGTTCGCGGCGGCGACGTACGCCTCCGCCTTCCGCGGTGTCCGCGTCGCCGCGGGCGAACTGACCGACGACGACCCGTTCGCGCTCAGCATGGACGGCGGCGCCGTGCCGTGGGAACGCGTCAAGGAGGCCCTCGTATGA
- a CDS encoding PmoA family protein, with protein MNALEIRHDLGTSVTVRDGDTELFRYVYQPDTVQLESPKPYIHPLRTRAGKVVSLFRPHDHVWHKGIAWSLPHVGEENFWGGPTYIHGRFYVQLQNNGTQAHRRVVDLDRADGTATFAHDLDWTTQSGALFFTERRTLRASLISPQAWALTFETQMTNVSGTDVAMGSPTTKGRENAGYGGLFWRGPRSFTGGQFVTEEGLGGDEVRGRRMEWMGFAGHHDETDAQSLVLMVDDAANPSHPPQWFARTEEFACLNPAPFFSEELTIVDGATVRFRYGVGIADADANAAPALADAVRRVLTPSDTPSAHAAESSSGRFATE; from the coding sequence ATGAACGCCCTTGAGATCCGACACGACCTCGGTACCTCGGTCACGGTCCGCGACGGCGACACCGAGTTGTTCCGCTACGTGTACCAGCCGGACACCGTCCAGCTGGAATCACCCAAGCCCTACATCCATCCCCTGCGCACCCGGGCCGGCAAGGTGGTCAGCCTGTTCCGTCCCCACGACCACGTGTGGCACAAGGGCATCGCGTGGTCCCTGCCCCACGTGGGCGAGGAGAACTTCTGGGGCGGTCCCACGTACATCCACGGACGCTTCTACGTCCAGCTGCAGAACAACGGAACGCAGGCCCACCGCCGGGTCGTCGACCTGGACAGGGCCGACGGAACGGCGACGTTCGCCCACGACCTGGACTGGACCACCCAGTCCGGCGCGCTCTTCTTCACCGAACGCAGGACACTGCGAGCGAGCCTGATCTCCCCGCAGGCCTGGGCATTGACGTTCGAGACGCAGATGACGAACGTCTCCGGAACGGACGTCGCCATGGGGTCCCCGACCACCAAGGGACGGGAGAACGCCGGCTACGGCGGCCTGTTCTGGCGCGGCCCGCGGTCCTTCACCGGCGGACAGTTCGTGACCGAGGAAGGCCTGGGCGGCGACGAGGTCCGCGGGCGGCGCATGGAGTGGATGGGCTTCGCGGGCCACCACGACGAGACGGACGCGCAGTCGCTCGTGCTCATGGTCGACGACGCGGCCAACCCGAGTCACCCGCCGCAATGGTTCGCCCGGACCGAGGAGTTCGCCTGCCTCAACCCGGCACCGTTCTTCAGCGAGGAACTGACCATCGTGGACGGCGCGACCGTGCGGTTCCGCTACGGTGTCGGGATCGCCGACGCCGACGCGAACGCGGCTCCCGCACTCGCCGACGCGGTACGCCGGGTGCTCACACCGTCGGACACGCCGTCCGCACATGCCGCAGAATCCTCTTCAGGGCGCTTCGCGACGGAGTGA
- a CDS encoding PaaX family transcriptional regulator: MPTLSTAPEPTLPNLSHLEEIFSDEGDGAAGPVQSPGWQSDVSPQGLTVTLIADYTFPVRAWLPSAAIVALLGEFNVTAGAARTTISRLMRRGVLESSRQGRYSSYRLTSQAAVDLWSGASSIATFTTQPDSWDGRWTLIAFSVPEQESTRRRALRTALRWRGFAPLYDALWVSPHPLTPKGRIEVADLARGAVTVFRARQEELDTEADRNPVEAWDLPGIAEHYRAFIDRWSGLLPHIGTDRVTGADAVRARTEVMHAYRHFPILDPLLPIGLLPPDWPRSRAREVCVAVYDGLLQPAQDHVRSVVTRFAQGPHPDIRAHTIAGMSAGIGHG; the protein is encoded by the coding sequence ATGCCGACCCTGTCCACCGCGCCGGAGCCGACCTTGCCGAACCTGTCCCACCTCGAGGAGATCTTCTCCGACGAGGGTGACGGCGCCGCCGGCCCCGTGCAGTCGCCCGGCTGGCAAAGCGACGTATCGCCGCAGGGGCTCACGGTGACATTGATCGCCGACTACACGTTCCCCGTCCGGGCGTGGTTGCCGTCGGCGGCGATCGTGGCACTGCTCGGAGAGTTCAACGTGACCGCGGGCGCCGCCCGTACGACGATCAGCAGGCTGATGCGCCGAGGGGTGCTGGAAAGCAGCAGGCAAGGACGGTACAGCTCCTACCGGCTGACATCGCAGGCCGCCGTCGATCTGTGGAGCGGCGCCAGTTCGATCGCCACCTTCACCACCCAACCCGACTCATGGGACGGTCGGTGGACACTGATCGCCTTCTCCGTCCCGGAACAGGAGAGCACGCGGCGGCGCGCACTGCGCACCGCGCTGCGGTGGCGCGGATTCGCGCCGCTGTACGACGCGCTCTGGGTGTCACCGCACCCTCTGACCCCGAAGGGGCGGATCGAGGTGGCCGATCTGGCGCGGGGAGCGGTGACCGTGTTCCGCGCGCGGCAGGAGGAACTGGACACGGAGGCCGACCGCAACCCGGTCGAGGCGTGGGATCTGCCCGGCATCGCCGAGCACTACCGGGCTTTCATCGACCGTTGGAGCGGCCTGCTTCCGCACATCGGCACCGACCGTGTCACCGGTGCCGACGCGGTGCGCGCACGGACCGAGGTCATGCACGCCTACCGGCACTTCCCCATCCTGGACCCGCTGCTCCCCATCGGGCTGCTGCCGCCCGACTGGCCCCGGTCGCGGGCGCGGGAAGTCTGCGTCGCGGTGTACGACGGACTGCTCCAGCCGGCCCAGGACCATGTCCGCTCCGTAGTGACCCGATTCGCGCAGGGGCCGCACCCCGACATCAGGGCCCATACGATCGCCGGCATGAGTGCGGGTATCGGCCACGGCTGA